Proteins encoded within one genomic window of Prauserella marina:
- a CDS encoding universal stress protein, translating to MAAYRTVVVGTDGSDTSFAAVDRAASVAADAGATLVITCAYYPAGKHDIEKAQEELREEAYQVVGSAPAEDTLQTARDRAAKAGAGDIETIAVVGEPVDSLRKIVTEKAADLLVVGNRGLNTLAGRILGSVPSEVARKSGVDVLIVHTT from the coding sequence ATGGCCGCCTATCGAACCGTGGTCGTTGGCACGGATGGTTCGGACACGTCGTTCGCAGCCGTCGACCGCGCCGCGAGTGTCGCGGCGGACGCGGGAGCCACCCTGGTCATCACGTGCGCCTACTACCCGGCCGGCAAGCACGACATCGAGAAAGCGCAGGAAGAGCTGCGCGAAGAGGCTTACCAGGTCGTCGGTTCCGCTCCCGCCGAGGACACCCTGCAAACCGCGAGGGACAGGGCGGCCAAGGCGGGAGCGGGCGACATCGAGACCATCGCGGTCGTCGGCGAACCGGTCGATTCGCTGCGCAAGATCGTCACCGAGAAGGCGGCCGACCTGCTCGTCGTCGGCAACAGAGGACTGAACACGCTCGCGGGCAGGATCCTCGGCTCCGTTCCATCGGAGGTGGCGCGCAAGTCCGGCGTCGACGTGCTCATCGTGCACACCACGTAG
- a CDS encoding chromosome segregation protein, with product MSLGEERELVPLGAGFDFEKRGYSRGQVDEHLERLDADLKMLTSDRDAAISHAGDLARQLESARIEIDDLRGQVERLAQPPTTIEGLSERLQRMLRLAQEESSDTKARAEAEAGHIRAKAESDASAMRARYEQLLTELAERRREMEAEHRKVLEDARAEAEAITTKATEERDRLDREADQRRTQVEEDFEIAMATRRTEAMRALAEQEAASKAEAERRVREATEEATTIRAEVAAEQVKARNDIERRQRESIEDTNRRKQNSISEANARVAEATDEANRRVREATEDSARRVREATDKVEALRKIRVKIAEQVESARAMLTQANEALDSAEPIIASAPEIEPEPDHNGVGERTVRETAAVGAKPTRE from the coding sequence ATGAGCCTTGGCGAGGAACGGGAGCTCGTGCCGCTAGGTGCCGGCTTCGATTTCGAGAAGCGTGGGTACAGCCGGGGGCAGGTTGACGAGCATTTGGAACGGCTGGACGCCGACCTGAAGATGCTCACGTCCGATCGGGACGCGGCCATCTCGCATGCGGGCGATCTGGCACGGCAGCTCGAATCCGCACGGATCGAGATCGACGATCTGCGTGGTCAGGTCGAACGACTCGCCCAACCGCCGACCACGATCGAGGGTCTTTCCGAGCGCCTACAGCGAATGCTGCGCCTCGCTCAGGAGGAGTCCAGCGACACCAAGGCGCGCGCCGAGGCGGAAGCCGGTCACATCAGGGCCAAAGCCGAGTCCGACGCGAGCGCCATGCGGGCCCGGTACGAGCAGTTGCTGACCGAACTCGCCGAGCGCCGCAGGGAGATGGAGGCCGAGCACCGCAAGGTCCTCGAAGACGCGAGGGCCGAGGCCGAGGCCATCACGACAAAGGCGACGGAAGAGCGTGACCGGCTCGACAGGGAAGCCGATCAGCGGCGGACCCAGGTCGAGGAAGACTTCGAGATCGCGATGGCCACCCGGCGCACCGAAGCGATGCGCGCACTCGCCGAACAGGAAGCGGCGAGCAAGGCCGAGGCGGAACGCCGCGTTCGCGAGGCGACGGAGGAAGCAACCACCATCCGCGCCGAGGTCGCCGCCGAGCAGGTCAAGGCACGAAACGACATCGAGCGACGCCAGCGCGAGTCTATTGAGGACACGAACAGGCGTAAGCAGAACTCGATCAGCGAGGCGAACGCACGCGTCGCCGAAGCGACCGACGAAGCCAACCGGCGCGTCAGGGAGGCGACGGAGGATTCGGCCCGCCGGGTCAGGGAAGCCACCGACAAGGTCGAGGCACTGCGCAAGATCCGCGTGAAGATCGCGGAGCAGGTCGAGTCGGCTCGCGCGATGCTGACGCAGGCCAACGAGGCGCTCGACAGCGCGGAACCCATCATCGCCTCCGCTCCCGAGATCGAACCGGAGCCTGACCACAACGGCGTCGGCGAGCGGACGGTACGCGAGACGGCGGCCGTCGGAGCAAAACCAACTCGCGAGTAG
- the ccrA gene encoding crotonyl-CoA carboxylase/reductase yields the protein MSDIQQAIISGNGDELGSLPVPAHYRGMTVHAEDVDMFDGLPSKDKDPRKSLHLDEVPVPELGPGEALVAVMASAINYNTVWTSIFEPLPTFKFLQRYGRLSELAKRHDLPYHVVGSDLSGVVLRTGPGVHSWKPGQEVVAHCLNVELESPDGHNDTMLDTEQRIWGFETNFGGLAELALVKANQLMPKPAHLTWEEAACPGLVNSTAYRQLVSRNGADMKQGDVVLIWGASGGLGSYATQYALGGGAIPVCVVSSPEKAKLCRNLGAELVIDRTEEGYRFWKDDNNQDPKEWQRFGARIRELTGGEDPDIVFEHPGRETFGASVFAARKGGTIVTCASTSGFMHQYDNRYLWMNLKRIIGSHFANYRESWEANRLIAKGRIHPTLSRTYALADTGQAAFDVHRNLHQGKVGVLCLAPEEGLGVRDEQTRAKHLTGIQTFRGV from the coding sequence ATGAGCGACATCCAGCAGGCCATCATCTCCGGAAACGGGGACGAACTCGGCTCGCTTCCGGTCCCCGCGCACTACCGGGGGATGACCGTGCACGCCGAGGACGTCGACATGTTCGACGGGCTGCCGAGCAAGGACAAGGACCCTCGGAAGTCACTGCACCTCGACGAGGTTCCGGTGCCCGAACTCGGGCCGGGCGAGGCGCTCGTCGCCGTCATGGCCAGCGCCATCAACTACAACACGGTGTGGACGTCGATCTTCGAGCCACTGCCGACCTTCAAATTCCTCCAGCGCTACGGCAGGCTCTCCGAACTCGCGAAGCGGCACGACCTGCCCTACCACGTCGTCGGCTCGGACCTCTCCGGCGTCGTCCTCCGCACGGGGCCGGGGGTGCACTCCTGGAAGCCGGGCCAGGAGGTCGTCGCGCACTGCCTCAACGTCGAACTCGAAAGCCCCGACGGACACAACGACACCATGCTCGACACCGAGCAGCGGATCTGGGGCTTCGAGACGAACTTCGGCGGCCTCGCCGAACTCGCGCTGGTCAAGGCCAACCAGCTCATGCCGAAACCGGCGCACCTGACCTGGGAGGAGGCCGCCTGCCCAGGTCTGGTCAACTCGACCGCGTACCGGCAACTGGTCTCCCGCAACGGCGCCGACATGAAACAGGGCGACGTGGTGCTGATCTGGGGCGCTTCGGGAGGACTCGGTTCCTACGCCACCCAGTACGCGCTGGGCGGCGGCGCCATCCCGGTCTGCGTCGTCTCCAGCCCCGAGAAGGCGAAACTGTGCAGAAACCTCGGCGCCGAACTCGTCATCGACCGCACCGAGGAGGGCTACCGGTTCTGGAAGGACGACAACAACCAGGACCCCAAGGAATGGCAGCGCTTCGGCGCGAGAATCCGCGAACTCACCGGTGGCGAAGACCCCGACATCGTCTTCGAGCACCCGGGAAGAGAGACCTTCGGGGCCTCGGTCTTCGCCGCGCGCAAGGGCGGCACGATCGTCACCTGCGCGTCGACCTCGGGCTTCATGCACCAGTACGACAACAGGTACCTGTGGATGAACCTCAAGCGCATCATCGGCTCCCACTTCGCGAACTACCGGGAATCGTGGGAAGCCAACCGGCTCATCGCCAAAGGACGAATCCATCCGACCCTGTCCAGGACCTACGCGCTCGCCGACACCGGGCAAGCCGCCTTCGACGTGCATCGCAACCTCCATCAAGGCAAGGTCGGCGTGCTGTGTCTCGCGCCGGAGGAAGGGCTCGGAGTGCGCGATGAGCAGACCCGCGCGAAACACCTCACCGGGATACAGACGTTCAGAGGCGTGTAG
- a CDS encoding SPW repeat protein — MAASSGSSATSASSARSWTRPHDWVEVVLGAVLALSPIWMSTDNAAMWTMIVLGALIALDGLVSLAVPGLIYGEGVQVVLGALAFISPWVMTYTGFTGAAWTSWIVGGLTVIAGAAALPIASSAHRAASQH; from the coding sequence ATGGCTGCATCCTCAGGCTCGTCAGCCACGTCGGCGTCATCGGCGAGGAGCTGGACCCGCCCTCACGACTGGGTGGAGGTCGTTCTGGGTGCCGTGCTCGCCCTGTCCCCGATCTGGATGTCGACGGACAACGCGGCGATGTGGACGATGATCGTGCTCGGCGCGCTCATCGCGCTGGACGGTCTCGTGTCGCTCGCGGTACCGGGGCTGATTTACGGCGAGGGAGTCCAGGTCGTACTGGGAGCGCTCGCGTTCATCTCGCCATGGGTCATGACCTACACCGGATTCACCGGTGCCGCGTGGACGTCCTGGATCGTCGGTGGGCTCACGGTGATCGCGGGGGCGGCGGCACTCCCCATCGCGAGCTCGGCTCACCGTGCGGCGAGCCAGCACTGA